A stretch of Aeromicrobium tamlense DNA encodes these proteins:
- the recN gene encoding DNA repair protein RecN codes for MWQSLRLASLGVIEEAELDLGPGFTVITGETGAGKTMVVTALGLLRGERADSALVRRGADRARIEASVVATPEVAALVEEAGGQVDDDLVLARVLTSQGRSRALAGGSTVPAGLLSRLADSLVAVHGQSDQQRLVRPQEQRGALDRYAGSEVSDLLALYQPDYERLRELKARLHDLRTHAGERLQRLDLLRHGLDEIDAVDPQPGEDEELVQRENRLAHAEALAAAAAGASVALSEDEHSAAAALAAAKSVVDPVAGNDPRLEALAERLRRAAIDLTDIASELAAYAADVDLDPAGLATVQERRAALTALQRRYGPGLDDVIAWADRARAEVLELDLDDTAIERLETEADAARDRVVELAGRLTQARTRAAEQLAEEVGRELADLALPSARLEVRVLPGEPGPHGADDVEIWFAANSGAEPRPLARAASGGELSRLMLAIEVVLAGRDPVPTLVFDEVDAGIGGRTAVEVGRRLARLAQHAQVIAVTHLPQVAAFADSHFVVSKSDDGTVTSSSVLRLEHDSRVDELARMLAGLDDSAAAQEHARELLELARTA; via the coding sequence ATGTGGCAGTCGCTGCGGCTGGCGTCCCTGGGCGTCATCGAGGAGGCCGAGCTCGACCTGGGCCCCGGCTTCACCGTGATCACGGGTGAGACCGGCGCCGGCAAGACGATGGTCGTGACGGCGCTCGGGCTGCTGCGTGGCGAGCGTGCCGACTCCGCTCTCGTCCGTCGTGGAGCCGACCGCGCCCGCATCGAGGCCTCCGTCGTCGCGACGCCCGAGGTCGCCGCGCTCGTCGAGGAGGCCGGGGGCCAGGTCGACGACGACCTCGTGCTGGCCCGCGTGCTTACGAGCCAGGGCCGCAGCCGCGCCCTCGCGGGCGGGTCGACCGTGCCGGCCGGACTCCTGTCGCGGCTCGCGGACTCGCTCGTCGCGGTGCACGGTCAGTCCGACCAGCAGCGACTCGTGCGGCCACAGGAGCAGCGCGGCGCCCTCGACCGGTACGCCGGGTCCGAGGTGTCCGACTTGCTCGCGCTGTACCAGCCCGACTACGAGCGCCTCCGCGAGCTGAAGGCGCGCCTGCACGACCTGCGAACGCACGCGGGGGAGCGCCTGCAGCGCCTCGACCTGCTGCGCCACGGCCTCGACGAGATCGACGCGGTCGACCCGCAGCCCGGCGAGGACGAGGAGCTCGTGCAGCGCGAGAACCGGCTCGCGCACGCCGAGGCGCTCGCGGCGGCCGCTGCCGGTGCGTCCGTCGCCCTGTCCGAGGACGAGCACTCCGCCGCTGCCGCGCTCGCCGCCGCGAAGTCCGTCGTCGACCCCGTCGCCGGGAACGACCCTCGGCTCGAGGCGCTTGCCGAGCGGCTGCGCCGCGCCGCGATCGACCTCACCGACATCGCGTCCGAGCTGGCTGCCTACGCCGCCGACGTGGACCTCGACCCCGCCGGCCTGGCCACCGTGCAGGAGCGACGCGCGGCGCTCACCGCGTTGCAGCGTCGGTACGGTCCGGGCCTCGACGACGTCATCGCCTGGGCGGACCGGGCCCGCGCCGAGGTGCTCGAGCTCGACCTCGACGACACCGCGATCGAACGACTCGAGACCGAGGCCGACGCCGCGCGCGATCGGGTGGTGGAGCTCGCCGGCCGGCTCACGCAGGCCCGCACCCGCGCTGCCGAGCAGCTGGCGGAGGAGGTCGGCCGCGAGCTCGCCGACCTCGCCCTGCCATCGGCGCGACTCGAGGTCCGCGTCCTGCCAGGCGAACCCGGACCGCACGGTGCGGACGACGTCGAGATCTGGTTCGCGGCCAACAGCGGCGCCGAGCCGCGCCCCCTCGCCCGCGCCGCGAGCGGCGGCGAGCTGTCGCGCCTCATGCTCGCGATCGAGGTCGTGCTCGCGGGTCGCGACCCGGTGCCCACGCTCGTGTTCGACGAGGTGGACGCCGGCATCGGCGGCCGCACGGCCGTCGAGGTCGGCCGCCGCCTCGCCCGCCTCGCGCAGCACGCCCAGGTCATCGCGGTGACCCACCTGCCGCAGGTGGCCGCCTTCGCCGACTCCCACTTCGTGGTGAGCAAGTCCGACGACGGCACGGTCACCAGCAGCAGCGTGCTGCGCCTGGAGCACGACTCCCGGGTCGACGAGCTGGCGCGGATGCTTGCCGGGCTGGACGACTCGGCCGCGGCGCAGGAGCACGCCCGGGAGCTGCTCGAGCTCGCCCGCACTGCCTGA
- a CDS encoding NAD kinase, giving the protein MRSVLLAVHTQRNGAPKIAADFAASLQEAGLQVRALEGEAEALEAAGAVDLAVVPAASGAAQDCELTVVFGGDGTILRAAELCRGTGTPLLGVNLGHVGFLAEADEEDLAEVAQRVIAGDLTVEERLTVDVLVLQDGEVVATNWALNEASVEKASRERMLEVVVEIDGRPVSRMGCDGVVCATPTGSTAYNFSAGGPVVWPEVSALLMVPISAHALFARPMVVSPESTLAVEVVGQSATGVLWCDGRRASDLPIGARVEVRRGVETVRLARVHPASFADRLVRKFELPVSGWRGSSEASRRAAGER; this is encoded by the coding sequence ATGAGGAGCGTGCTGCTCGCGGTCCACACCCAGCGGAACGGGGCCCCGAAGATCGCGGCCGACTTCGCCGCCTCCCTCCAGGAGGCCGGTCTCCAGGTCCGCGCCCTCGAGGGCGAGGCCGAGGCCCTCGAGGCGGCCGGCGCGGTCGACCTGGCGGTCGTTCCCGCCGCGTCCGGTGCCGCCCAGGACTGCGAGCTGACCGTGGTGTTCGGCGGTGACGGCACGATCCTGCGCGCGGCCGAGCTGTGCCGCGGCACCGGCACCCCGCTGCTGGGCGTCAACCTGGGTCACGTCGGGTTCCTCGCCGAGGCGGACGAGGAGGACCTCGCCGAGGTCGCCCAGCGTGTCATCGCCGGCGACCTCACCGTGGAGGAGCGCCTCACCGTCGACGTCCTGGTCCTGCAGGACGGAGAGGTGGTCGCCACCAACTGGGCTCTCAACGAGGCCTCGGTCGAGAAGGCGTCCCGCGAGCGCATGCTCGAGGTCGTCGTCGAGATCGACGGGCGTCCCGTCTCACGGATGGGCTGCGACGGTGTCGTCTGCGCGACTCCGACCGGCTCGACCGCCTACAACTTCAGCGCCGGCGGTCCCGTGGTGTGGCCCGAGGTGTCGGCGCTGCTCATGGTCCCGATCAGCGCGCACGCCCTCTTCGCGCGGCCCATGGTCGTGTCGCCGGAGTCCACCCTCGCGGTCGAGGTCGTGGGACAGTCCGCCACCGGCGTGCTCTGGTGCGACGGCCGTCGCGCGTCCGACCTGCCGATCGGCGCGCGCGTCGAGGTCCGCCGCGGCGTCGAGACGGTGCGGCTCGCGCGCGTGCACCCGGCCTCGTTCGCCGACCGCCTCGTGCGCAAGTTCGAGCTCCCGGTCTCGGGGTGGCGCGGGTCCTCCGAGGCCTCCCGACGAGCCGCGGGAGAGCGCTGA
- a CDS encoding TlyA family RNA methyltransferase — protein MSRRVRLDAELVRRGLARSRDQAASLIEQGRVLVGGNAASKPATQVTTDQAIVVREGDDPGWASRGAHKLLGALEVFEPQGLSVGGRRALDAGASTGGFTDVLLRRDVAEVVAVDVGYGQLVWSLQSDPRVHVFDRTNIRSIDAELIGGPVDLVVSDLSFISLTLVIPALASVCRAEGDMVLMVKPQFEVGRENLGKNGVVRDPELHASAVHGVTTTAWANGWGTRALAPSPLPGPAGNVEYFCWLRTDAPAPDEEMARAAVAAGPLAARHPKEGSGS, from the coding sequence GTGAGCCGCCGGGTGCGGCTCGACGCCGAGCTCGTCCGGCGCGGACTGGCGCGATCGCGCGACCAGGCGGCGTCGCTCATCGAGCAGGGCCGCGTGCTGGTGGGCGGGAACGCCGCCAGCAAGCCGGCCACGCAGGTGACCACCGACCAGGCGATCGTCGTGCGTGAGGGTGACGACCCGGGCTGGGCATCGCGCGGTGCCCACAAGCTGCTCGGCGCGCTGGAGGTCTTCGAGCCCCAGGGTCTGAGCGTCGGCGGCCGCCGCGCTCTCGACGCCGGTGCGTCGACCGGGGGATTCACCGACGTCCTGCTGAGGCGCGACGTCGCCGAGGTCGTCGCCGTCGACGTCGGCTACGGCCAGCTGGTGTGGTCGCTGCAGTCCGACCCGCGGGTTCACGTCTTCGACCGCACGAACATCCGCTCGATCGATGCCGAGCTCATCGGCGGGCCGGTGGACCTCGTCGTCTCCGACCTGTCCTTCATCTCGCTCACGCTCGTGATCCCGGCGCTGGCCTCGGTCTGCCGGGCCGAGGGGGACATGGTCCTCATGGTCAAGCCGCAGTTCGAGGTCGGGCGCGAGAACCTCGGCAAGAACGGCGTCGTCCGCGACCCCGAGCTGCATGCGAGCGCCGTCCACGGCGTGACGACCACGGCCTGGGCCAACGGCTGGGGGACCCGCGCGCTCGCACCGAGTCCGTTGCCGGGCCCCGCCGGGAATGTCGAGTACTTTTGTTGGCTGAGGACCGACGCCCCGGCGCCGGACGAGGAGATGGCGCGCGCAGCCGTCGCGGCCGGGCCTCTCGCGGCCCGGCACCCGAAGGAAGGAAGCGGATCATGA
- a CDS encoding HAD-IIA family hydrolase has translation MTLAATDRPLVASHDAVLLDLDGVVYRGGHAVPGAVEALNQARDVRLAYLTNNANRPPEAVAEHLRELGLHPAVEDIVTSAQAIAGVIAHDVPPGSPVLVIGGEGLRSALRARGLEPVDDRHAPGLAAVVQGYMPDLGWRDLAEAAYAVQAGAPWYASNTDLTIPTAEGIAPGNGALVHAVRLATGREPVVAGKPYAPLFEETMERIAPSSPLMVGDRLDTDIRGARQAGIASLFVLTGVNTLVDVVNADPQERPDLVGAGLASLHQPHPAVAVERGAARCGEAVAEIHDGAIRVAREGAETETLRAIVGLGWACRDESGLDVTVDERIDA, from the coding sequence ATGACGCTGGCCGCGACCGACCGCCCGCTCGTCGCCTCCCACGACGCGGTACTGCTGGACCTCGACGGTGTCGTCTACCGCGGCGGGCATGCCGTCCCCGGCGCCGTGGAGGCACTGAACCAGGCGCGTGACGTGCGCCTGGCCTACCTGACCAACAACGCGAACCGGCCACCCGAGGCGGTCGCCGAGCACCTGCGCGAGCTGGGCCTGCATCCTGCGGTCGAGGACATCGTCACCTCGGCCCAGGCGATCGCCGGCGTCATCGCGCACGACGTCCCGCCGGGCTCCCCGGTGCTGGTGATCGGGGGAGAGGGGTTGCGCAGCGCGCTGCGTGCCCGCGGCCTGGAACCCGTCGACGATCGCCACGCCCCGGGACTGGCCGCGGTGGTCCAGGGCTACATGCCCGACCTCGGCTGGCGCGATCTCGCCGAGGCGGCCTACGCCGTGCAGGCCGGAGCGCCCTGGTACGCCAGCAACACCGACCTGACGATCCCGACCGCCGAGGGCATCGCGCCGGGCAACGGCGCCCTCGTCCACGCCGTCCGACTCGCCACGGGTCGTGAGCCCGTCGTGGCCGGCAAGCCGTACGCGCCGCTGTTCGAGGAGACGATGGAGCGCATCGCGCCCTCGTCCCCGCTGATGGTGGGCGACCGCCTCGACACCGACATCCGCGGCGCCAGGCAGGCGGGCATCGCCTCGCTGTTCGTCCTCACCGGAGTCAACACGCTGGTCGACGTCGTGAACGCCGACCCGCAGGAGCGCCCTGACCTCGTCGGGGCCGGCCTCGCGTCGCTCCACCAGCCGCACCCGGCCGTCGCCGTCGAGCGTGGGGCCGCCCGTTGCGGCGAGGCCGTCGCCGAGATCCACGACGGCGCGATCCGCGTGGCCCGGGAAGGGGCCGAGACGGAGACGCTCCGCGCGATCGTCGGACTCGGCTGGGCGTGCCGCGACGAATCGGGGCTCGACGTGACCGTCGATGAGAGGATCGACGCATGA
- a CDS encoding single-stranded DNA-binding protein — protein MNDTDNQVLLRGRVADAAEPRTLPSGDELVSFRLIVERSAAAKRRSRQLVDTFDCSAWTSRLRTKALKLKPGDRIEVEGELRRLFSSRSGGVSSRVYVDLGSLTRLPEPPVASTA, from the coding sequence ATGAACGACACCGACAACCAGGTCCTGCTCCGCGGGCGGGTGGCTGACGCCGCCGAGCCGCGGACCCTGCCCAGCGGGGACGAGCTCGTCTCGTTCCGCCTCATCGTCGAGCGCAGCGCGGCGGCCAAGCGTCGCTCGCGTCAGCTCGTCGACACCTTCGACTGCTCGGCGTGGACGTCGCGGCTGCGCACCAAGGCGCTGAAGCTGAAGCCTGGGGACCGGATCGAGGTCGAGGGCGAGCTCCGACGCCTGTTCTCCAGCCGGTCCGGAGGCGTATCGAGCCGGGTGTACGTCGACCTCGGGTCGCTGACCCGGTTGCCCGAGCCCCCGGTAGCCTCGACGGCATGA
- a CDS encoding tetratricopeptide repeat protein, with product MAQDRNPRNGGNNRGGKPSNKPGNTRGKPTSSSRNSGKPTSRDGKPTSRDGKPTSGSRSGGGQRSGPGGQRSGPGQRSGPGQRSGPGSRSGAPRSGGRPSAPERTAEQKIYDGPPIPDDVSAKDLDKHARQELSGLPDKLADKVARHLVMAGTLLHTDPETAHKHALAARARAMRVGLVREATGETAYALGNWAEALAEFRAARRMTGRHIYAPMMADAERALGRPEKALEYDNPTTRAHLDEPGNTELSIVIAGARRDLGHLDAALHILETEPLHTTNRSDWVTRLRYAYADTLLATGNTQDAITWFHRTAGTDTHHTTDVHDRLKQLEN from the coding sequence ATGGCCCAGGACCGAAACCCCCGCAACGGCGGCAACAACCGCGGCGGCAAGCCCAGCAACAAGCCCGGCAACACCCGCGGCAAGCCCACCAGCAGCAGCCGCAACAGCGGCAAGCCCACCTCCCGCGACGGCAAGCCCACCTCCCGCGACGGCAAGCCCACCAGCGGCTCCCGCTCCGGCGGCGGCCAGCGCTCCGGCCCCGGCGGCCAGCGCTCCGGCCCCGGCCAGCGCTCCGGCCCCGGCCAGCGCTCCGGCCCCGGCTCGCGCTCGGGCGCCCCGCGGTCCGGCGGCCGCCCCAGCGCCCCCGAGCGCACCGCCGAGCAGAAGATCTACGACGGACCCCCCATCCCCGACGACGTCTCCGCCAAGGACCTGGACAAGCACGCCCGCCAAGAGCTCTCCGGCCTGCCCGACAAGCTCGCCGACAAGGTCGCCCGCCACCTCGTCATGGCCGGCACCCTCCTGCACACCGACCCCGAGACCGCCCACAAGCACGCCCTCGCCGCCCGCGCCCGCGCCATGCGCGTCGGCCTCGTCCGCGAAGCCACCGGCGAAACCGCCTACGCCCTGGGCAACTGGGCCGAAGCCCTCGCCGAATTCCGCGCCGCCCGCCGCATGACCGGCCGCCACATCTACGCCCCCATGATGGCCGACGCCGAACGCGCCCTCGGCCGCCCCGAAAAAGCCCTCGAATACGACAACCCCACCACACGCGCCCACCTCGACGAACCCGGCAACACCGAACTGTCCATCGTCATCGCCGGCGCCCGCCGCGACCTCGGACACCTCGACGCCGCCCTCCACATCCTCGAAACCGAACCCCTCCACACCACCAACCGCTCCGACTGGGTCACCCGCCTCCGATACGCCTACGCCGACACCCTCCTCGCCACCGGCAACACCCAAGACGCCATCACCTGGTTCCACCGCACCGCCGGCACCGACACCCACCACACCACCGACGTCCACGACCGCCTCAAACAACTCGAAAACTAA